AACCGGCAGGTTCTGGCCGGTCGAGATCCACGACTGCGCAACCTCGGCCAGGCCGCCCTGCTGGAATTTCTCCACCAGCCCGGAAATGCCGCCCTGCTGTTCGAGCAAGGGGCCGAGCGCACCGAGCAGCCCGCCCGCGCCTTCCTCCTGATTGCCGCCACCGAGTGCGCCGGTCAGTTGATCCAGAAGTCCCATGCCATTCTCCCCACGTTCACGAGGCCGCCCGATGCGGCCAGGTCATCCTTGCATCATAGTCGCGCGAGATGACAGCCGCTGCGCCGCCCTGCCGCAAATCACGGCCGAAGCGGCGGCAAACGCCCGCCGCCCGAATCGGTTGACCGCGCCAACACATCGACACACAGCACCGCACAAGGCTCACAGACCGGCTGCGCCCGGGGTGAGATGCTGACTCCGTCGCCGCACCGACCGCGGCGGAACCCAAGGAGATCCCCACCATGAACAAGCTGACCGCATCGCTCGTGACCCTCGCCGCCACCGCCGGCCTCGTCTTCGCCACCCCGGCCTTCGCCGAAGCCGTTTCGGCGCAGGGTGCTTCGGCCGCCCACGCCAAGCAGGTCAAGAAGACCAGCAAGAAAACCACCAAGAAGAAGGCATCGCCCGCATCGGCCGTGCAAAAGGCGCAGGCCAAGAAACACCACGCGTCGGCGGCGTCGGCCGCACAGAAGGCACAGGCGAAGAAGCACGCCTCCGCCGCATCGGCCGCCAAGTAAGCGGAGCCGCCGCCCGGCAGACCGTTCGCCCTTCGGTCTTTCGGGCCTTGGCCCCACCTCACGGTGGGGTTTTTTGCGTCCGGAAACGACGACGGCGGACCCTGGTCCGCCGTCTCGGCCCGGCTTCCGGATCAACCGGCCGGGTAGACGCGCGCCTCGCGCGGATTGAGCCACACCGCCTCGCCGACCTGCCAGCCGCCTTCCTGATAACGCTCGCGCGTCAGCTCGACCTCGACCACCTCGGCATCCTTGACATCGACCTCGAGCCGCACCGTGGCGCCCAGAAGGCGCGAGTGGCTGATGACGCCGGCAATCGCCTTGTCGGTGGCGACGCGCGACAGCTCGATCTCGTGCGGGCGCACGTAAACGACCGCCTTGTCGCTGTCGCCGGCTTCGGCGGCAAAGCGTGCCGCGCCGACTTCGGCCCAGCCGTCGTGCACCCGCGAGTGGAACAGGTTCACGTCGCCGAGGAACTGGTAGACGAAGGGCGTCGCCGGCGCATCGTACACCTGCTCCGGCGTGCCGATCTGCTCGATCCTGCCCTTGTTCATCACGACGACGCGGTCGGCGACTTCGAGCGCTTCTTCCTGGTCGTGGGTGACGAAGACGCTGGTGATGTGCATCTCGTCGTGCAGCCGGCGCAGCCAGCGGCGCAGCTCCTTGCGCACCTTGGTGTCGAGCGCGCCGAACGGCTCGTCGAGCAGCAGCACCTTGGGTTCGACCGCCAGTGCCCGCGCCAGCGCGATCCGCTGCCGCTGGCCGCCCGACAGCTGCGCCGGATAGCGGTCGGCCAGCCAGTCGAGCTGCACCAGGCTCAGCAGCTCATGCACCTTGCGCTTGATCTCGGACTCGCTCGGCCGGGTCTTTTTCGGCCGCACGCGCAGGCCGAAGGCGACGTTCTCGAACACCGTCATGTGGCGGAACAGCGCGTAGTGCTGGAACACGAAACCGACCTGGCGCTCGCGCACGTGGGTATCGGTCGCGTCCTCGCCGTGGAACAGGATCTGACCCTGATCCGGCGTTTCCAGACCGGCGATGATGCGCAGCAGCGTGGTCTTGCCGCAGCCCGACGGGCCGAGCAGCGCCAGCAGTTCGCCCGAGGCGATGTCGAGCTGCAGGTTGTCGAGCGCGACGAAATCA
This window of the Jeongeupia sp. USM3 genome carries:
- a CDS encoding sulfate/molybdate ABC transporter ATP-binding protein translates to MSIAINGISKRFGDFVALDNLQLDIASGELLALLGPSGCGKTTLLRIIAGLETPDQGQILFHGEDATDTHVRERQVGFVFQHYALFRHMTVFENVAFGLRVRPKKTRPSESEIKRKVHELLSLVQLDWLADRYPAQLSGGQRQRIALARALAVEPKVLLLDEPFGALDTKVRKELRRWLRRLHDEMHITSVFVTHDQEEALEVADRVVVMNKGRIEQIGTPEQVYDAPATPFVYQFLGDVNLFHSRVHDGWAEVGAARFAAEAGDSDKAVVYVRPHEIELSRVATDKAIAGVISHSRLLGATVRLEVDVKDAEVVEVELTRERYQEGGWQVGEAVWLNPREARVYPAG